From a region of the Pseudanabaena sp. ABRG5-3 genome:
- a CDS encoding DUF3067 family protein, which translates to MTGSELRQAIANKWNFSYDVQLRKTQGKIFLQVMWRYQEQQSFSMGEVEFLQHLDTIASYLSDWGVVEQVQTFIATTKERPRLGKAVSIPLQIGERSLEWLVE; encoded by the coding sequence ATGACAGGCTCAGAACTCCGCCAAGCGATCGCCAATAAATGGAATTTTTCCTATGATGTACAATTACGCAAAACCCAAGGCAAAATCTTCTTACAAGTAATGTGGCGATATCAAGAGCAGCAGTCTTTTTCTATGGGCGAAGTCGAGTTTCTCCAACATCTTGATACGATTGCTTCTTACCTAAGTGATTGGGGAGTAGTCGAACAGGTGCAAACATTTATTGCAACCACCAAAGAACGCCCACGCCTCGGCAAAGCTGTGAGTATTCCTCTTCAAATTGGCGAGCGATCGCTAGAATGGTTAGTCGAATGA
- a CDS encoding serine/threonine-protein kinase produces the protein MLTAQTNLAGRYQIVQAIGSGGFGQTYLAKDLHLPNHPLCVVKQFRPHPDQGATIEKLLELFDKEAKALYNLGNHDCIPRLLAHFNEGSEFYLAQEYIEGHTLTDELTSMTKMHESHVINLLKDILEVLTFVHQNNVIHRDIKPSNLIRRKSDGKIVLIDFGAVKEVSRGKAQTGMTSVSIAIGSYGYMPDEQAANKPRYASDIYAVGKIAIQALTGMRPDQLSDDPATGELVWQHHAQVSPQLGAVIDRMVRSHFRDRYADASEALTALQSLTSGHFDTTASNYFAPTVISQPDQSPTQTGLSSNNAVTVGIPISPNVANTVAAQNFVNPIKTEVVSSAAKTVISDSNPTYVVGTKPAAPNSFHWNLWLSLAGIASIGLAGFGAYAWMRDRDFQNAIAEAKSFQSKANYDACLDKLTLIPKDAAQANEAKSLSISCQSSQAKDKLASAKGLAKDGKYQEAITIANTISAETPSHAEAQTEVSKWSDSLLIKATDLYSKEGKLEQAIEMAQKIPAQTPAGKKATDLIPKWQSAWTNSEANYKEATAASKKEDWKKVVSASKQVADTPYWTQKVLPLRKQAEDKIALINAPIPAAPVSIPEAPIAASNQAPVYTPPEPTYSAPTYSAPVYVPPEPVYTAPAPPPEPVYVPPAPSSNACSSRNC, from the coding sequence ATGTTAACAGCACAGACAAACTTGGCTGGACGTTATCAAATTGTCCAAGCTATAGGTTCGGGAGGATTTGGACAAACTTATTTAGCAAAGGATTTGCATCTGCCTAATCACCCATTGTGTGTGGTTAAACAGTTTCGCCCTCACCCAGATCAGGGGGCTACGATTGAAAAGCTGCTAGAACTTTTTGATAAAGAAGCAAAAGCTCTCTATAACCTTGGCAATCATGACTGTATTCCGCGTCTACTAGCTCACTTTAATGAAGGTAGTGAGTTCTATCTAGCTCAAGAATATATTGAGGGGCATACCCTGACCGATGAATTGACATCTATGACAAAGATGCATGAATCTCATGTTATTAATCTACTTAAAGATATTTTAGAGGTCTTAACATTTGTACATCAAAACAATGTAATTCATCGTGACATTAAGCCTTCTAATTTAATCCGTCGTAAAAGTGACGGAAAGATTGTCCTCATTGATTTTGGTGCTGTTAAGGAAGTTAGTCGTGGTAAAGCTCAAACAGGTATGACTAGCGTTTCCATTGCCATTGGTTCCTACGGTTATATGCCTGATGAGCAGGCTGCCAATAAACCCCGATATGCTAGTGATATTTATGCTGTTGGTAAGATTGCAATTCAAGCATTGACAGGAATGCGACCTGATCAACTGTCAGATGATCCTGCTACGGGGGAATTAGTGTGGCAGCATCATGCTCAAGTAAGTCCTCAACTAGGTGCTGTCATTGACAGAATGGTGCGCTCTCACTTTAGAGATCGTTATGCCGATGCATCAGAAGCTTTGACCGCATTACAATCTTTAACTAGTGGGCATTTCGATACAACTGCATCTAATTACTTTGCGCCAACAGTGATCAGTCAGCCCGATCAATCTCCTACGCAAACTGGACTAAGCTCTAATAATGCTGTAACCGTCGGTATTCCTATTTCTCCTAATGTTGCGAATACAGTAGCTGCTCAAAATTTTGTTAATCCTATCAAAACAGAAGTTGTTTCTAGTGCGGCAAAAACTGTTATTTCTGATAGTAATCCAACCTATGTTGTTGGAACGAAACCTGCTGCTCCTAATTCCTTCCATTGGAATTTATGGCTGTCATTGGCTGGGATCGCCTCGATTGGATTAGCGGGGTTTGGAGCCTATGCTTGGATGCGCGATCGCGACTTTCAAAATGCGATCGCAGAAGCCAAATCCTTTCAGAGCAAAGCTAATTATGATGCTTGTTTGGATAAGCTGACTCTAATCCCTAAAGATGCTGCTCAGGCAAATGAGGCAAAGTCTCTGTCTATTTCCTGTCAATCATCACAAGCAAAAGACAAGCTTGCCTCAGCAAAAGGTTTAGCGAAAGATGGTAAATATCAAGAAGCAATCACGATCGCGAACACTATTAGTGCTGAAACCCCAAGCCATGCCGAGGCTCAAACAGAAGTTAGCAAATGGAGTGATAGTCTACTCATAAAAGCTACCGATCTGTATTCTAAAGAAGGCAAACTTGAGCAGGCTATCGAAATGGCGCAAAAAATTCCTGCTCAGACACCTGCGGGCAAAAAAGCTACTGATTTGATTCCAAAATGGCAATCAGCTTGGACTAATAGTGAGGCAAACTATAAAGAAGCTACCGCAGCAAGTAAAAAGGAAGACTGGAAAAAGGTTGTTTCTGCATCCAAACAGGTCGCCGACACCCCATATTGGACTCAAAAAGTTTTGCCTTTACGGAAGCAAGCCGAAGATAAGATAGCCTTAATTAATGCACCTATTCCTGCTGCTCCAGTTAGTATTCCAGAGGCTCCTATCGCTGCCAGTAATCAAGCACCAGTATATACACCACCTGAGCCAACTTACTCCGCACCAACCTACTCTGCACCAGTGTACGTACCACCTGAGCCAGTATATACAGCGCCAGCACCTCCACCTGAACCAGTATATGTACCACCAGCACCTTCAAGTAACGCTTGTTCATCTCGCAATTGCTAG
- a CDS encoding PCP reductase family protein — protein sequence MPDSDYFEGLTWTAEAKVKYKNIPYFVRSQARQRIEQLAQAAGSDTITAEIVEKARVEFGQ from the coding sequence ATGCCAGATTCTGATTATTTTGAAGGTTTAACTTGGACAGCAGAAGCCAAGGTTAAATATAAAAATATTCCCTACTTTGTCCGATCGCAGGCTCGTCAAAGAATTGAGCAACTAGCACAGGCGGCGGGAAGTGATACTATTACTGCCGAAATTGTTGAAAAAGCAAGAGTTGAATTTGGTCAATGA
- the murQ gene encoding N-acetylmuramic acid 6-phosphate etherase, translating to MKNHDRGYLLTEQANPHSQNLDQLSALEIVELFNQEDLRAVTAVGQEKEAIAQAITLIAEAIANGGRLFYIGAGTSGRLGVLDAAECPPTFCSDPELIQGILAGGMNAMVRSSEALEDREDDGADAIRERNISDRDVVFGITAGGTTPYVHGALKVAKQRGAKTIFFCCVPPDQFPIQYDIEIRPLVGAEILAGSTRLKAGTATKLVLNTISTGVMVQLGKVYGNRMIDVSVTNSKLEDRAIRIIRDLTALSREDSAALLERSGRKVKLALLMHWKGVEATTAAQILQEAQGHLGKAIA from the coding sequence ATGAAAAATCACGATCGCGGTTATTTGTTAACAGAACAAGCAAATCCCCACAGCCAAAATTTAGATCAACTCAGTGCTTTGGAAATAGTAGAACTGTTTAACCAAGAAGACCTCAGAGCCGTAACAGCAGTTGGGCAAGAAAAAGAAGCGATCGCTCAGGCGATTACACTAATTGCTGAGGCGATCGCCAATGGAGGCAGGCTATTTTACATCGGTGCAGGGACAAGTGGACGGCTGGGAGTCCTTGATGCTGCCGAATGTCCACCCACATTTTGCAGTGATCCCGAATTGATTCAAGGGATCTTAGCGGGGGGGATGAATGCAATGGTGCGGAGTTCCGAAGCGTTAGAAGATCGCGAAGATGATGGAGCCGATGCTATTCGTGAGAGAAATATTAGCGATCGCGATGTTGTCTTTGGTATTACCGCAGGCGGTACAACTCCCTATGTCCATGGAGCGCTCAAAGTTGCCAAACAACGGGGTGCAAAAACGATCTTTTTTTGTTGCGTACCTCCTGACCAATTTCCGATTCAGTACGATATCGAGATTCGCCCCCTTGTTGGGGCAGAGATTTTAGCTGGCTCAACTAGACTAAAGGCTGGTACTGCCACCAAACTAGTGCTAAACACTATCTCTACAGGTGTCATGGTGCAACTGGGCAAGGTCTATGGCAATCGAATGATTGATGTATCGGTCACCAATAGTAAACTCGAAGATCGGGCAATTAGGATTATTCGCGATCTCACTGCCCTCAGTCGCGAAGATTCAGCAGCATTATTAGAGCGCTCAGGTAGAAAAGTGAAATTAGCTTTGTTAATGCACTGGAAAGGTGTCGAGGCAACCACCGCCGCGCAAATCCTCCAAGAGGCTCAGGGACATCTAGGCAAGGCGATCGCCTAA
- a CDS encoding alpha/beta hydrolase, whose amino-acid sequence MKYFLINLVTIFLAQLNLSFLTTNQAIAADKVILRYGIFSEDVTNKQLEEFALTGDLDTPLGDFLRQNHSISFILQNSLKQEIPINLVALDKALNHTIGDFLLDYIGQIIQMPAGSAHKQAIRAALILSAQDNQLSILEVIKNYPDEQIIVDGEKLEKLQDNINISVKLIQSFFSKNK is encoded by the coding sequence TTGAAATATTTTTTGATTAACTTAGTTACTATATTTCTAGCACAATTAAATTTATCATTTTTAACAACAAATCAGGCGATTGCGGCTGATAAAGTCATACTTAGGTATGGAATTTTCTCTGAGGATGTTACTAATAAACAACTAGAAGAATTTGCGCTTACAGGAGATTTAGATACACCATTAGGGGATTTTTTAAGACAAAATCATTCTATTAGTTTTATACTTCAGAATTCTCTGAAACAAGAAATCCCAATTAATTTAGTAGCTTTAGATAAAGCTCTAAACCACACAATTGGTGATTTTTTATTGGATTATATAGGTCAGATTATTCAAATGCCTGCAGGTTCTGCTCATAAACAAGCTATTAGAGCAGCACTTATTCTATCGGCTCAAGATAATCAATTATCCATTCTTGAAGTGATTAAGAATTATCCCGATGAACAAATTATAGTTGATGGAGAAAAGCTTGAAAAATTACAAGACAATATTAATATTTCTGTAAAACTTATACAGTCTTTCTTTTCTAAAAATAAGTGA
- a CDS encoding FHA domain-containing protein, with protein MATLARLEISKGDAPVQSYIIASDMVSIGRTADNMLCLDSLDVSRHHARLSKNTAGDFEIEDLKSSSGTILNQRALSPNTPHKIQNADQITIGSFELRFFNEEQTQPLSLEQEFTVFAQNPAIDKTVIGSPNANLTLRISTPHWMRDFSLGKEKITFGRSPSSDICIDMPVVSSQHGYLQSNGNQYEIFDLNSKNGITFDGQLIRRKILKEGDVFYVGGIVSLQLIGSISSNVSAPTLVTNNPNLQLGSRSLLKIGRDPKNDICINHPSVSRYHAEIRKENGSLILRDLNSSNGTFVNGRALTRDWTLKVQDVVRIGMSTFTLNIDETLDRIDEEGNLRLDALHLTKIVGKGIKLLDDISLSILPKEFVIVAGVSGGGKSTLLDALNGFRPASKGHVLVNNNDLYKNFSAYRTQLGYVPQKDIVHMELSVDQVLDYAAQLRLPKDTTLSERQARVQAVLEELELTHRRNVPVKALSGGQLKRVSIGVELITEPGLFFLDEATSGLDPGMDAEVMQLLRKLADRGRTILLITHNIGNIHVCDLVVFLAAGGRVAYFGPPQEAPKYFEVNEFKDIYQKVERELTPQEWQQRYCRSPYYQKYVLDRQQDIREDTISTRVRQQPSKAGGAAGKHISNWAQFLILSRRNVDVLLRDRVSLILMLAIAPIIGILDFITWKSDIYDPSKGNAGQVITMLFTTVLFAVMTGSLTTMREIVKEVEIYRREHMVFLTVLPYILSKIWIFLLLALYQAAVFVFLKYLAIQMPTSSPVITEMYITLVLSAIAGMVMGLLVSSISPNQNVAPLLTIIFIIPQIIFGGGVLPISTFGTAGQIANNISLTKWPFEALVTITDMGTDVANDICWQLPENERKSLSVEKKKKDCNCLGQPLFKQCNFPGIKSKYRPAVDIPEPAKPKEPGELPDDPRDLEEYKQKTKKYQDQIQVWQKDYGKWKTDYEGALGEAEGTIQGYHRDFGHMFKVNIKKHWLISLIAIFTMLIAVIFIQKSKDFVSF; from the coding sequence ATGGCAACACTTGCGAGATTGGAGATTTCTAAGGGAGATGCCCCTGTTCAAAGTTACATAATTGCGTCTGATATGGTGAGTATTGGACGCACCGCAGACAATATGCTTTGTCTCGATAGTTTAGATGTTTCTCGTCATCATGCTCGTTTATCGAAAAATACTGCTGGTGACTTTGAGATTGAAGATCTTAAAAGTTCAAGCGGAACTATTCTAAATCAAAGGGCATTATCGCCAAATACACCTCATAAAATCCAAAATGCCGATCAGATTACTATAGGTAGTTTCGAGCTTCGTTTTTTTAATGAAGAACAAACTCAGCCACTTTCTTTAGAGCAGGAATTCACTGTCTTCGCTCAAAATCCAGCCATTGACAAAACCGTAATTGGTTCACCTAACGCAAATTTAACCTTGCGTATTTCTACTCCCCATTGGATGCGTGACTTTAGCTTAGGAAAAGAGAAAATCACCTTTGGGCGATCGCCTAGCTCTGACATTTGTATTGATATGCCTGTTGTTTCCAGTCAGCATGGGTATTTGCAAAGTAATGGCAATCAGTATGAAATTTTTGATCTTAATAGCAAAAATGGAATTACTTTTGATGGTCAACTAATTCGCCGAAAAATTCTTAAGGAGGGTGATGTTTTTTATGTTGGTGGCATCGTATCTTTACAGCTTATAGGTTCTATATCCTCTAATGTATCTGCACCTACATTAGTTACCAACAATCCTAATTTACAACTTGGCTCGCGATCGCTACTAAAAATTGGACGTGATCCCAAAAATGATATATGTATCAATCATCCATCCGTTTCTCGATATCATGCTGAAATTCGCAAAGAAAATGGCTCTCTAATTCTGCGTGATCTGAACTCTAGTAATGGAACCTTTGTCAATGGCAGAGCGCTAACCCGTGACTGGACACTCAAAGTCCAAGATGTCGTCAGAATTGGCATGAGTACATTTACGCTCAATATCGATGAAACCTTAGATCGGATTGATGAAGAAGGGAATCTGCGTCTTGACGCACTGCACCTTACTAAAATCGTTGGTAAAGGAATTAAATTGCTAGATGATATTTCCCTATCAATTTTGCCTAAGGAATTTGTGATTGTAGCAGGAGTAAGCGGTGGTGGTAAGTCCACGTTACTTGATGCTTTAAATGGATTCCGACCCGCAAGCAAGGGTCATGTATTAGTCAATAACAATGATCTTTACAAAAATTTTAGCGCCTATCGAACTCAACTTGGCTATGTACCTCAAAAGGACATTGTGCATATGGAGTTAAGTGTGGATCAAGTACTAGACTATGCTGCACAGTTACGCTTACCCAAAGATACAACCCTTAGTGAGCGCCAAGCAAGAGTCCAAGCTGTGTTGGAAGAACTAGAACTAACGCATCGTCGCAATGTTCCTGTTAAAGCTTTAAGCGGTGGTCAACTGAAACGGGTATCCATTGGAGTGGAACTCATTACAGAACCGGGTTTATTCTTTTTGGATGAGGCTACTTCAGGACTCGATCCAGGGATGGATGCAGAAGTAATGCAGCTTTTGAGGAAACTGGCAGATCGGGGGCGCACAATTTTATTGATTACTCATAATATTGGCAATATCCATGTATGCGATCTCGTTGTATTTTTAGCCGCAGGTGGACGTGTAGCCTATTTCGGCCCCCCGCAGGAAGCTCCAAAATATTTTGAAGTCAATGAATTTAAAGATATCTACCAAAAAGTTGAAAGAGAACTAACCCCTCAGGAATGGCAACAACGCTATTGCCGATCTCCTTATTACCAAAAATATGTTCTGGATCGGCAACAAGACATCCGCGAAGACACTATTTCTACTCGTGTTAGACAACAGCCATCAAAGGCAGGTGGTGCAGCAGGTAAACATATTTCTAACTGGGCTCAGTTTTTAATCCTCTCGCGGCGCAATGTGGATGTTTTACTACGCGATCGCGTTAGTCTCATTTTGATGTTAGCGATCGCGCCAATCATAGGGATTTTGGACTTCATTACATGGAAATCAGATATTTACGATCCTAGTAAAGGTAACGCTGGTCAGGTGATCACTATGCTATTTACTACGGTTTTATTTGCAGTAATGACAGGTAGTTTGACAACTATGCGCGAAATTGTCAAAGAAGTCGAGATTTATCGACGTGAGCATATGGTGTTTCTTACAGTACTGCCATATATATTGTCAAAAATATGGATATTCCTCCTGTTAGCACTTTATCAAGCGGCAGTTTTTGTCTTTCTAAAGTATCTAGCAATTCAAATGCCTACTAGTTCACCTGTAATTACGGAAATGTATATTACTCTGGTTTTATCAGCGATCGCAGGTATGGTTATGGGATTGCTAGTATCATCAATATCTCCAAACCAAAACGTTGCACCTTTACTCACAATTATCTTCATCATTCCTCAAATCATTTTTGGTGGTGGAGTTTTGCCAATTAGTACTTTTGGGACAGCAGGACAAATTGCTAATAATATTAGTCTCACCAAATGGCCATTTGAGGCATTAGTTACGATTACAGACATGGGTACAGATGTTGCTAACGATATCTGTTGGCAATTACCAGAAAATGAGCGCAAAAGCCTTTCTGTAGAAAAGAAAAAGAAAGACTGTAACTGTCTAGGACAGCCACTTTTTAAACAATGTAATTTTCCAGGTATTAAATCTAAATATAGACCAGCAGTAGATATACCTGAACCAGCTAAACCTAAAGAGCCAGGTGAATTACCTGATGATCCACGAGATCTCGAAGAATATAAGCAAAAGACTAAAAAATATCAGGATCAAATTCAAGTTTGGCAAAAAGATTATGGCAAATGGAAAACTGATTATGAAGGTGCATTAGGTGAAGCCGAAGGAACAATTCAGGGATATCATCGTGATTTTGGACATATGTTCAAAGTTAACATCAAAAAACATTGGCTGATATCATTAATTGCGATTTTTACAATGTTAATAGCCGTTATTTTTATCCAAAAAAGTAAAGATTTTGTGTCTTTTTAG
- a CDS encoding late competence development ComFB family protein: MEAEVGRICDSAFELSVEEYMALDRLMGALLTGEVVAVPRKQFINVMEELVLSEAVARVAEIEANSNKVLDLGDIAAYALNRLPPLYATTEQGANYQRDRALADLQHLIAQQVKEAIDRNLDRPEFFPDRSTFGSVNKDSVLSQLSHLLQAYAPAFEEKS, translated from the coding sequence ATGGAAGCCGAAGTTGGACGGATCTGTGATAGTGCTTTTGAACTCTCGGTAGAAGAATATATGGCACTTGATCGCCTGATGGGTGCTTTGCTAACAGGGGAAGTAGTTGCTGTCCCACGCAAGCAATTTATTAATGTGATGGAAGAATTGGTGCTGAGTGAGGCTGTGGCAAGAGTTGCCGAAATCGAGGCAAATAGCAATAAAGTCTTGGATTTGGGGGATATTGCTGCCTATGCACTGAACCGTCTACCACCTTTGTACGCTACTACTGAGCAGGGCGCAAATTACCAAAGGGATAGGGCGCTTGCTGACTTACAACATTTAATCGCCCAGCAGGTCAAAGAAGCGATCGATCGCAACCTTGATCGTCCTGAATTCTTCCCCGATCGATCTACTTTTGGCTCAGTTAATAAAGATTCTGTACTTTCACAACTTAGCCATTTATTACAAGCCTATGCCCCAGCCTTCGAGGAAAAATCTTAA
- a CDS encoding GAF domain-containing protein: MSQAGANPWDRQFVNLGRIMQFLRDEDSIDNLLTATLDYLRDNFDYKLIWIGLYDQENHRLTGKGGTTPAGEIKFLKERFALNAGDLLDQVILQRRPVPIADLRQEKRSGEWQKLAQKFEIQGTLLWPIYHRDRSFGVVLLGSTLWNITPRNEERARLSVVLGTLGSTLSRLDAEWHYHNAKRPDEPLLEILSKIRNIPTLNDRLEEIVQETHNFVMPDHTNIYWFEREHQYFWRRVANRQAGPKSKQAVDSTAGVTVQNAPGLYQALSRDQIVVVVDAKSMTKSEISNRVMEQFGAVSIIIAPIFFQSELLGFLSVEGDEPRLWTDDERNFVLGAAQLAAITAPLEEMEVTVDRIASDQILTAGIARAIYSNNDWQNALDQAAEQLCQRLGLERFWVATYDQDNEVFRIDFQYHPKNRRPIANLLPGLAPVDFQMLEQSPDAATVENLDSDFKFLAWRNALLDLDVRSMIVSSTSTGKSLEAVLGVAHEAPRTWSRPEREMVQAVAQQIGLIIHQNELQRLSDERQKSHQAVQFGLVALQQANTLEKLHHTATQLMAQVTQSPLAVLVVWLPGRQGGQIASVFCSRDEYQLTISETLIAIEEDPLAQWTIQSEGILPLSIHDLPEQTRAWLNAPALGNIMVAALRTTPEHQPTGMILVADRAGRRWVDRQLQAFNMLANQLAWSRRHLLLVDHLKHNRQELERLNWYKHRRLEDIYRTVSSGVQRLLDADSRANGTGGINNVTLQSSLKQLQGSLSPLPQIIRKEQWRLRPNYETAPLAGMLKRALERVDSLVKQRQIWSQVHNQANVVVGGDIAKMEMILNELLLFACGRSEVGGRIDLWCRQIDEKLLELSITDYGVVDASLLQELHQGRAIDPLSPSLLDQPPGLHLAICQNLMLEAGGELSLYQLEDNRILSRLILPLSNS; this comes from the coding sequence ATGAGTCAAGCAGGAGCTAACCCATGGGATCGCCAGTTTGTTAACCTTGGGCGAATCATGCAGTTCTTGCGTGATGAAGATAGCATTGACAACCTATTAACGGCTACTCTCGATTACCTTCGAGACAATTTCGACTACAAACTCATCTGGATCGGGCTATACGATCAAGAAAACCATCGCCTTACAGGAAAAGGTGGTACTACGCCTGCGGGTGAAATCAAGTTTTTAAAAGAACGCTTTGCCCTGAATGCAGGAGACTTGCTTGATCAGGTGATTTTGCAGCGTAGACCAGTCCCCATTGCCGATCTGCGTCAAGAAAAACGCAGTGGTGAATGGCAAAAGTTAGCCCAGAAATTCGAGATCCAAGGTACATTACTCTGGCCAATCTACCACCGCGATCGCAGTTTTGGTGTAGTACTGTTAGGCTCAACCCTGTGGAATATTACCCCGCGTAATGAAGAAAGAGCCAGACTGTCCGTAGTATTAGGAACTCTAGGCTCGACTTTAAGCCGCCTTGATGCGGAATGGCACTATCACAATGCCAAACGCCCCGATGAACCCCTACTCGAAATCCTTTCTAAAATCCGTAATATTCCGACCCTCAACGATCGCCTTGAGGAGATCGTGCAGGAAACCCATAATTTTGTAATGCCCGATCACACCAATATCTATTGGTTTGAACGCGAACACCAATATTTTTGGCGCAGGGTTGCTAATCGCCAAGCTGGGCCCAAATCTAAGCAAGCAGTTGACAGTACGGCAGGAGTAACTGTACAAAACGCCCCCGGTTTATATCAAGCTTTATCAAGAGATCAGATCGTGGTCGTGGTTGATGCCAAATCTATGACCAAAAGCGAAATTAGCAATCGGGTCATGGAACAGTTCGGCGCAGTTTCGATCATTATTGCGCCTATATTCTTCCAATCAGAGCTTTTAGGATTTTTGTCCGTAGAAGGCGATGAACCAAGGCTCTGGACAGACGATGAGCGTAATTTTGTCCTTGGGGCAGCGCAACTAGCCGCAATCACCGCGCCCCTTGAAGAAATGGAAGTTACGGTTGACCGAATTGCTTCCGATCAGATTCTTACCGCAGGCATTGCGAGGGCAATTTATTCCAATAATGATTGGCAAAATGCCCTTGATCAAGCTGCCGAACAACTATGCCAGCGTCTAGGACTCGAACGTTTTTGGGTGGCAACCTACGATCAGGATAATGAAGTCTTTCGGATCGATTTTCAATACCATCCTAAAAACCGTCGTCCGATCGCTAATTTATTGCCCGGACTAGCCCCCGTAGATTTCCAAATGCTGGAGCAATCTCCCGATGCGGCAACGGTAGAAAATCTCGATAGTGATTTTAAGTTTTTGGCATGGAGAAATGCCCTGCTCGACCTTGATGTGCGCTCGATGATTGTCAGCAGTACTTCTACAGGCAAGTCCTTAGAAGCCGTTTTAGGTGTGGCTCATGAAGCTCCACGCACATGGTCACGCCCAGAAAGAGAAATGGTACAAGCAGTTGCTCAACAAATAGGGTTAATCATTCACCAAAATGAATTGCAACGTTTGTCTGATGAACGGCAAAAGTCCCATCAAGCTGTGCAATTTGGTTTGGTAGCATTGCAGCAAGCCAACACCCTCGAAAAACTACATCATACTGCTACCCAATTGATGGCACAGGTGACACAGTCTCCCCTCGCCGTTTTGGTGGTCTGGCTCCCCGGCCGTCAGGGCGGACAAATTGCCTCAGTCTTTTGTAGTCGTGATGAATATCAACTCACCATTAGCGAAACTCTAATTGCGATCGAGGAAGATCCCCTTGCCCAATGGACGATTCAAAGTGAAGGGATTTTGCCCTTGAGTATCCATGATTTACCAGAACAAACTAGGGCTTGGCTCAATGCACCTGCTCTTGGAAATATAATGGTGGCAGCGTTACGAACCACACCAGAACACCAGCCCACAGGGATGATTTTGGTTGCCGATCGCGCTGGAAGAAGATGGGTTGATCGCCAGTTACAAGCCTTTAATATGCTAGCAAACCAACTCGCGTGGTCACGCCGTCATCTGTTGCTAGTGGATCATCTCAAGCATAATCGTCAAGAACTAGAACGCCTCAATTGGTACAAGCATCGCCGATTAGAAGATATCTATCGGACTGTCAGCAGTGGTGTGCAGCGATTGTTAGACGCGGATTCCCGTGCTAATGGTACTGGCGGTATTAATAACGTTACTCTGCAAAGTTCTCTCAAGCAGTTGCAGGGTTCCCTATCACCATTACCGCAGATTATCCGCAAGGAACAATGGCGCTTACGTCCTAACTATGAGACTGCCCCCCTAGCAGGTATGCTAAAGCGTGCTTTAGAACGAGTGGACTCACTTGTCAAGCAACGGCAAATCTGGTCACAGGTACATAACCAAGCCAATGTGGTAGTTGGCGGCGATATTGCCAAAATGGAGATGATTCTTAATGAGTTGTTACTATTTGCCTGTGGGCGATCGGAAGTAGGTGGAAGAATTGATCTTTGGTGTCGCCAAATCGATGAGAAGCTGTTGGAACTATCGATTACAGACTATGGCGTAGTAGATGCATCTTTACTACAAGAGCTACATCAAGGCAGAGCGATCGATCCTCTATCACCTTCACTGCTGGATCAACCCCCAGGGCTGCACTTAGCAATTTGCCAAAATCTGATGTTAGAGGCTGGTGGTGAGTTATCTCTCTATCAGCTAGAGGACAACCGCATTCTCAGTCGTTTGATTTTGCCACTGTCTAACTCATAA